A part of Desulfonispora thiosulfatigenes DSM 11270 genomic DNA contains:
- a CDS encoding ABC transporter substrate-binding protein has product MKRKSLNYLLVICLMLAVMITGCGKKDDNAGQDANLEPMDGGSLTVGLDQVPKTLDPAQYTGTYESSVMNSIFDTLVTYTDDQQSIVGSIGKDGWKVSEDMLEYTFTLRDDVYFHPGKFVKERKVTPEDVKFSLERSANESALGRLSDLKEAIVVDENTVKLVLKSPNAAFLARLTDPGNAIIPKEEVEGLGDDFGQNPIGTGPFIFSTWAKDDNVTLVKNEKYWAKKPHLDKLVFKFIPDQAMMSNALISGDIDISVAVAGPDKQKLEADSNINIQTMPGMNVYFAGMDMKKGPTADIRVRKAISYALDVDAAVKNIFQFGGATRAYLPLPSKSWGYDASLEKLAIQKPDIEKAKALLKEAGYENGFETTIVTPNKPFRVKWAQIMQTQLKEVGIDAEIEKLEWGSYSNKVAKGEAPIYLLAWTWYPDPDFFLYQLFHKDQIGYLGNGQGFDNEEVTKLIEDAKGKTVDQAERKALYKEVIEKAVAEVPHVEGFHKDNINGVRSRVHDYNICPDDQVRIVTQERNVWVEQ; this is encoded by the coding sequence ATGAAACGCAAATCATTGAATTATTTATTAGTTATATGCTTAATGTTAGCAGTCATGATTACTGGTTGCGGTAAAAAAGATGATAATGCTGGACAAGACGCTAACTTAGAACCAATGGATGGAGGAAGTTTAACCGTTGGTTTAGATCAGGTGCCAAAAACTTTAGATCCTGCACAATATACAGGTACTTATGAATCTAGCGTGATGAATTCTATTTTTGACACATTAGTTACATATACCGATGATCAACAAAGTATAGTAGGTTCTATTGGTAAAGATGGCTGGAAGGTATCTGAGGATATGTTAGAATATACATTTACTTTAAGAGATGATGTATATTTCCACCCAGGTAAGTTTGTAAAAGAACGTAAAGTTACACCAGAAGATGTTAAGTTCAGTTTAGAAAGATCAGCTAATGAATCGGCTTTAGGTCGTTTAAGCGATTTAAAAGAAGCAATTGTGGTAGATGAAAACACTGTTAAATTAGTATTAAAATCTCCAAATGCTGCTTTCTTAGCAAGATTAACTGACCCAGGTAATGCTATTATCCCTAAAGAAGAAGTTGAAGGTTTAGGGGATGATTTTGGTCAAAACCCTATAGGAACAGGACCTTTTATTTTTAGTACATGGGCTAAAGATGATAATGTTACTTTAGTGAAAAATGAAAAGTATTGGGCGAAAAAGCCTCATCTAGATAAATTAGTATTTAAATTTATTCCTGATCAAGCAATGATGTCAAATGCTTTAATTAGTGGTGATATTGATATTTCAGTTGCAGTAGCAGGACCTGATAAACAAAAATTAGAAGCTGATTCTAATATAAATATTCAAACAATGCCAGGAATGAACGTATATTTTGCAGGTATGGATATGAAAAAAGGACCAACTGCTGACATACGTGTACGAAAGGCTATTAGCTATGCTTTAGATGTAGATGCAGCAGTAAAGAACATTTTTCAATTTGGAGGAGCTACTAGGGCTTACCTTCCATTACCAAGTAAATCATGGGGTTATGATGCTTCTTTAGAAAAATTAGCTATTCAAAAACCTGATATTGAAAAGGCTAAAGCTCTCTTAAAAGAAGCTGGTTATGAAAATGGATTTGAAACTACAATTGTTACTCCAAATAAACCATTTCGTGTAAAATGGGCTCAAATAATGCAAACTCAATTAAAAGAAGTAGGTATTGATGCTGAAATTGAAAAGCTAGAGTGGGGTTCATATAGTAATAAGGTAGCAAAAGGAGAAGCACCTATTTATTTATTAGCTTGGACTTGGTATCCAGATCCTGATTTCTTCTTATATCAATTATTCCATAAAGATCAAATCGGATATTTAGGAAATGGACAAGGTTTTGATAATGAAGAGGTAACTAAGTTAATTGAAGATGCAAAAGGAAAAACTGTAGATCAGGCTGAACGTAAAGCTCTTTATAAAGAAGTAATTGAAAAGGCAGTAGCAGAAGTACCACATGTAGAAGGTTTCCATAAAGATAATATCAATGGTGTTAGAAGCAGAGTTCATGATTACAATATTTGCCCAGACGATCAAGTTAGAATAGTAACACAAGAAAGAAATGTATGGGTAGAACAATAA
- a CDS encoding PucR family transcriptional regulator, protein MRVTVKEILSLDILKNAKVVAGENGLNNKIEYIDVIEVPDFGDWIRKNTFLLTTTFAMQKDETKLLNIVKFLANKKETALAIKLGRYLDNIPDEVLKLADRLNIPIIELPGNVIYSDIINNVLSLILQEQTRLLRLGDELHQRLNKMVLSGGGLKGVTNILAEVINKPVFIENKAGDLLDFCADEKSKEVYLFLREKRLNTKLMGEYLKEGISVIKDDSSNQVIVSILAGRKKYGVVLILDEEDSINDFTVIALERSATVAALEIMKEKAIFETEIRLQRDFIDELLVNKYVEGYSLVKRANDFGWDINKEFVIMNVYIDNYSLNQRKIDKMYEMEDFKSEIYNTIKKVVLANTKNSILTERGDGFLLFLDTNFADTKEVKEYCLFIAKKIKKNVETKFLDISLSIGISKTVKEIGNFSTGYEEANQALTIGRKVLGSGKIYNFDDMGVYRILFSNQDNNSLNEFYKEYLEMLVQYDQKNNTDYVHTLEQYYKYNANVLLTAENLFMHRNTLNYRLKRIRQILNLDIDEPEIKLSLSIAIKIRHLLNL, encoded by the coding sequence ATGCGTGTTACTGTAAAAGAAATTCTAAGTTTAGATATATTAAAAAATGCTAAGGTTGTAGCGGGGGAAAATGGTTTAAATAATAAAATAGAATATATTGATGTAATTGAGGTTCCGGATTTTGGAGATTGGATTAGAAAAAACACCTTTTTATTAACCACAACATTTGCTATGCAAAAAGATGAAACAAAATTGCTTAACATTGTGAAATTTTTAGCTAATAAAAAAGAAACAGCTCTAGCTATTAAACTAGGACGTTATCTAGATAATATACCTGATGAGGTCTTAAAATTAGCAGATAGGCTAAACATTCCGATTATTGAACTACCAGGAAATGTTATTTATTCGGATATAATTAATAATGTTTTAAGCTTAATCTTACAAGAGCAAACTAGGCTTTTACGTTTAGGGGATGAACTACATCAAAGATTAAATAAAATGGTTTTAAGTGGCGGAGGTTTAAAAGGCGTAACAAATATTTTGGCAGAAGTAATTAATAAGCCAGTTTTTATTGAAAATAAGGCGGGAGATTTGCTGGATTTTTGTGCAGATGAAAAAAGTAAAGAAGTGTATTTATTTTTAAGAGAAAAAAGATTAAACACAAAATTAATGGGTGAGTATTTAAAAGAAGGAATCTCTGTTATTAAAGATGATTCAAGCAATCAAGTGATAGTTTCAATTTTAGCTGGAAGAAAAAAATATGGAGTAGTACTTATATTAGATGAAGAAGATAGTATTAACGATTTTACTGTAATAGCCCTAGAAAGAAGTGCAACTGTAGCAGCTTTAGAAATTATGAAGGAAAAGGCAATTTTTGAAACAGAAATAAGACTACAGCGGGATTTTATTGATGAGCTTTTAGTAAATAAATATGTAGAAGGATATAGTTTAGTAAAAAGAGCAAATGACTTTGGGTGGGATATTAATAAAGAATTTGTGATTATGAATGTATATATTGATAATTACAGCTTAAACCAGAGAAAGATTGACAAAATGTATGAAATGGAAGATTTTAAAAGCGAAATATATAATACGATCAAAAAGGTTGTTTTAGCGAACACTAAAAACTCAATACTTACGGAACGGGGAGATGGGTTTCTATTATTTTTAGATACTAATTTTGCCGATACTAAGGAGGTAAAAGAGTATTGTTTATTTATCGCTAAGAAAATTAAAAAGAATGTAGAAACAAAGTTTTTAGATATTTCTTTATCAATAGGTATCAGCAAAACTGTAAAAGAAATTGGTAATTTTTCAACGGGTTATGAAGAAGCAAATCAAGCTTTAACTATTGGTAGAAAAGTTTTAGGAAGCGGAAAAATCTATAATTTCGATGATATGGGAGTTTATCGTATATTGTTTTCTAATCAGGATAATAATAGCTTAAATGAGTTTTATAAGGAATATCTAGAGATGTTGGTACAATATGACCAAAAGAATAACACTGATTATGTTCATACACTAGAACAATATTACAAGTATAATGCGAATGTGCTCTTAACAGCGGAAAATTTATTTATGCATAGAAACACTTTAAACTATCGATTAAAGAGAATTAGACAAATCTTAAACTTAGATATTGATGAACCTGAGATTAAACTTAGTTTGTCAATAGCGATAAAAATAAGACATTTGTTAAATCTATAA